A stretch of Chitinophaga caeni DNA encodes these proteins:
- a CDS encoding helicase-related protein: protein MVLPSNEDQVILVKPLGGSDEETTGIFMPLAKDVEAVEKATFKEPTPNQIGNFETAKLLYNASRLSLRNAAGPFRSMGKLSFRPRSYQVVPLVMALKQDITRLLIADDVGIGKTIEALLIIKELIERGEIKRFAVICPPHLCEQWQQELKDKLDIDVEIIRSSTASRLDRMVPDDRSVFYHIPYQVISVDYIKTDKRRGIFLNDCPELVVVDEAHTCTLPKGASSKNQQQRYNLIHDIALNKTRHLILLTATPHSGKDEEFLSLLGLLNPAFERLNFEKLEQADRRKIAQYFIQRKRENIRRWLNEDTLFPERDSKEVGFILSEETKAFYNELVAFARGISDVETDNENTRLLRSWAAIALIKGAMSSPAMAKEMLEKRQAKLTVEKEMTEIAPDAVEDTLFEENDFGVDFSRSDLLNAVDYKTAELEGLTKLLKRAEFLNEHEETDLKIKHTIDLIRKWIKEGFQPIIFCHYIATAKYVEEKLKEALPINVLVQAITSELADEQRKEEIERMGEQEKRVLVATDCLSEGINLQDHFNAVLHYDLPWNPNRIEQREGRVDRFGQASKDIKTYMLYGENNPMDKFILEVLIRKVREIQKSIGVTIPIGENNKSLMAELTQKILKTASETEQLTLFAEDKIRIDNELEMARKKGENLRSIFAQESVDAETIKKDLQEVDEAIGDPKVVESFTVFALQSLGASVTPDFEGYKIQTTNLPKHLQVALLSKTEQLKGKTETKIAFISPTPKSYQYIGRNHRFVEQLCHYIVSNAFEEKGNSYGLARTSVIQTESVQSKTTLVMFRVRNVVKEVRSRNESVAEEMYLWGYTESETGLHPINFEQSQELLNKAIPLSNMSIEQQQQLLKIELNSFDNKKDAFIEIATERADKLVEAHGRFKTLIGGRSYEKSTPVLPPDVMGVYILLPKPKDLF, encoded by the coding sequence ATGGTACTCCCATCTAATGAAGATCAGGTTATTTTGGTAAAACCACTTGGTGGTTCCGATGAGGAAACTACCGGTATTTTTATGCCTTTAGCAAAAGATGTCGAAGCTGTAGAAAAAGCCACCTTCAAAGAACCTACACCAAATCAGATCGGAAACTTTGAAACAGCGAAACTTCTGTATAATGCCTCCCGCCTTTCTTTAAGAAATGCCGCAGGTCCATTTAGAAGTATGGGAAAACTATCCTTTAGACCAAGATCGTATCAGGTTGTTCCATTAGTAATGGCACTAAAGCAGGATATTACGAGACTGTTGATCGCTGACGATGTTGGTATTGGAAAAACCATAGAAGCTTTACTCATTATCAAAGAGCTGATTGAAAGAGGCGAGATCAAAAGATTTGCAGTGATTTGTCCACCTCATTTGTGCGAACAATGGCAGCAGGAATTAAAAGACAAATTAGATATTGATGTGGAGATTATCCGTTCTAGTACAGCATCTCGTTTGGATCGTATGGTACCTGATGATCGCTCTGTTTTTTATCATATCCCATATCAGGTAATTTCGGTTGATTATATAAAAACAGATAAACGTAGAGGTATCTTTTTGAATGATTGCCCAGAATTAGTTGTGGTTGATGAAGCACATACCTGTACTTTGCCTAAAGGAGCATCTTCAAAAAATCAACAACAACGATATAACCTCATTCACGATATTGCTTTAAATAAAACTCGACATTTGATATTGCTTACTGCAACACCGCATAGTGGTAAGGATGAAGAGTTTCTTTCTCTTTTAGGCTTATTAAACCCAGCTTTCGAACGATTGAATTTTGAGAAACTTGAACAGGCTGACAGACGAAAAATTGCACAGTATTTTATCCAACGTAAGCGTGAAAATATCCGTAGATGGTTAAATGAAGACACGTTGTTTCCGGAAAGAGATTCTAAAGAGGTCGGTTTTATATTGTCAGAAGAAACTAAAGCCTTTTACAATGAATTAGTGGCATTTGCACGAGGAATTTCTGATGTTGAGACAGATAATGAAAATACAAGACTTTTGCGTTCCTGGGCAGCAATTGCCTTAATTAAAGGTGCTATGTCAAGTCCTGCTATGGCTAAAGAAATGTTGGAAAAACGTCAGGCAAAATTGACTGTGGAAAAAGAAATGACCGAAATTGCTCCAGATGCTGTGGAAGATACATTGTTTGAAGAAAATGATTTTGGAGTAGATTTTTCAAGATCTGATCTGTTGAATGCTGTTGATTATAAAACAGCAGAATTGGAGGGACTTACCAAATTATTAAAACGAGCAGAGTTTCTAAATGAACATGAAGAAACGGATCTTAAGATAAAACATACCATTGATCTGATTCGGAAATGGATAAAAGAAGGCTTTCAGCCGATCATTTTCTGTCATTATATTGCTACAGCAAAATATGTGGAAGAGAAACTAAAAGAAGCTCTTCCTATAAACGTATTGGTACAGGCTATTACTTCTGAACTCGCGGATGAACAGCGTAAAGAAGAAATTGAAAGAATGGGAGAACAGGAAAAAAGAGTTCTTGTAGCTACAGATTGTTTAAGTGAAGGAATCAATTTACAGGATCACTTTAATGCAGTGTTGCATTATGATCTTCCTTGGAATCCAAACAGAATAGAACAACGAGAAGGTAGAGTTGACCGTTTTGGGCAAGCTTCAAAGGATATTAAAACATATATGCTTTATGGAGAAAATAATCCTATGGATAAGTTTATTCTGGAGGTGCTAATTCGTAAGGTACGTGAAATTCAAAAAAGTATTGGAGTTACGATTCCTATAGGTGAAAATAATAAATCGTTGATGGCAGAACTTACGCAAAAGATTTTGAAAACTGCATCAGAAACCGAACAACTGACACTTTTTGCCGAAGATAAAATAAGAATTGATAACGAGTTGGAAATGGCGCGTAAAAAAGGAGAAAACTTACGTTCTATTTTCGCTCAGGAATCCGTAGATGCAGAAACAATTAAAAAAGATCTGCAAGAAGTAGATGAAGCTATTGGTGATCCGAAAGTCGTGGAGAGTTTTACTGTATTTGCTTTACAATCATTAGGAGCCTCAGTCACACCTGATTTTGAAGGGTATAAAATCCAGACAACGAATCTTCCTAAACATTTACAAGTTGCGTTGCTTTCAAAAACAGAACAACTAAAAGGAAAAACAGAAACTAAAATTGCTTTCATTTCACCTACACCTAAAAGCTATCAATATATTGGAAGAAATCATCGCTTTGTGGAGCAGCTTTGTCACTACATAGTAAGTAATGCGTTTGAAGAAAAAGGTAATTCCTACGGTTTGGCAAGAACCAGTGTGATACAGACCGAAAGCGTTCAAAGCAAAACAACATTAGTAATGTTCAGGGTTAGAAATGTAGTAAAAGAAGTACGTTCCCGAAATGAATCCGTGGCAGAAGAAATGTATCTGTGGGGATATACGGAAAGTGAGACTGGCTTACACCCTATTAATTTTGAACAATCACAGGAACTCTTGAACAAAGCTATCCCTTTGAGCAATATGTCAATTGAGCAACAACAGCAACTTCTGAAAATAGAACTAAATTCTTTTGACAATAAAAAAGATGCTTTTATAGAAATTGCAACAGAGCGTGCTGATAAATTGGTAGAGGCTCACGGACGATTTAAAACGTTAATTGGGGGGCGTAGTTATGAAAAGTCAACTCCTGTGCTTCCACCAGATGTAATGGGGGTTTACATTTTATTGCCAAAACCTAAAGATCTTTTTTAA
- a CDS encoding DEAD/DEAH box helicase, producing the protein MDAFKTHENVISDYKSYLQSFINIKDQKISEYVNNSTLVNDILPEPLIQFNPSFEKGKSLDELIQENTIHPSLSKALGSYRLYKHQVEAIQIGVQDKGFVVTSGTGSGKSLTFLATVFNDLFKRGTEKKKGVKAILVYPMNALINSQYEEIKKYADTYGDGFPITFAQYTGQESGNIREEIKNDQPDILLTNYMMLELIMTRQSEKWLRDSMLKNLKYIIYDELHTYRGRQGADVSLLNRRIQALSENDLIFIGTSATMTSQGSPEEKKKKVAEVATQIFGKEFPSEYVVNEYLEPCTVAKQVNPFQLANAIRVGINSKGTEEDFISNDLANWLEMNIALKSNHDILERGKPLSIDQIAEKIHDETFLSKDEIRSTLSDLLKWAESINENNRLKGTRKSFLPFRFHQFISQTGSISVTLEPRNTRYITSSDEPFIKIEGKERKLYPLLFSRYSGYEFLCVELDTYESQLLPVIPNKEFVNKKKAEVNQKNPDIEDFKFGYIILDEGEDFWNTDFRDLVPAEWLNKQGNALLPYYQMLMPHEIYFNSDGQFSFDPKFPIKGYFIPSKLRIDPTAQIIYEDSKTNDFTKLSRLGSEGRSTATSVISYAVINSLAVQGEKLQDQKLLSFTDNRQDASLQSGHFNDFYTTVRLRSALYKALKESEKPLEIHEIAESLYQSLKLKEKDYALYPSRDEDFPDERNIEALKDYLKYRIFQDLKRGWRYTLPNLEQVALLDIDYKNLNKLSELDDRFDKLELLRNISKENRKEFLKNILDYFRTNFALDHKFFKDIANIEELMRDRLHPDSVWSLDYNEKLDKPTEMVITIPSPRPKGKYIVSMGLRSNLGKYINRFFIENSSGSEKLNREEYQIFMQELLNILVNTNFLTVDQDKRNPDLQYYKLRADQLLWIKGDGETLKLDHTRLNFQAELPELTPNLYFQNLYKTDFNKFKKELIAKEHTGQINTSQRIEREDQFRKGDISTLYCSPTMELGIDIANLNIVHMRNVPPNAANYAQRSGRAGRGGQTALVFTYCSTMSPHDVNYFKNSAEMVAGVVQPPRIDLINEELIITHLNAFLLMKLEISELKTSVADVLDLSDEKNVFIKNDILKRIEHLVSISKDDLLIEFEKIAYSLLPELNKTNWFTQLWILDKIEKFPNHFASSFKRWIRMFQNACTLRNKAQAILDNHTYKADSTERKEAAKQERFARKQIALLKNEEQQSSSNSEFYAFRYLAAEGFLPGYNFTRLPVRAVLGKSYRDDVEVLSRPRALALSEFGPANTVYHSGSKFRINRMMVPDLENATEKILVSNKTGYAYFNDEIKIANIDPISKSQLKGDTIELFSNVVEFSECEGIPLQKISCIEEERSRSGYEVSSYFNFPHGIENAESVVLKKGGEKLLQLYFSKTANLVKVNKKARRSPNDGFKIDQRNGVWVQERSLKDNDELQQNSREIMLYTKDTADVLYIQPLGNIGTSPEQVISLSYALKRGIEKLFLVEESEMAVSVMGDKEKPNILIHEASEGSLGILSQLISDPVKMKEWFKMSYEILHFDSETREETEQGKELPHATYQDLLSYYNQIYHKQLNRYIIKEVLEYLMDCNIEIVQGNENDRDEQYRYLLDAYDKNSGTELKLIKHLYENGYALPDRAQLNLDSYYINADFVYKNSSGFTLIFCDGSVHDLEEVKKRDQMIDQILKEGAYDVIRWHYKETLEELMTRRKDIFRKIR; encoded by the coding sequence ATGGATGCCTTTAAAACTCACGAAAATGTAATATCTGATTACAAATCATATTTACAATCTTTTATTAATATCAAAGATCAAAAAATATCAGAGTACGTTAATAATTCAACGCTAGTTAATGATATTCTACCTGAACCACTTATACAGTTTAATCCTTCTTTTGAAAAAGGAAAATCTTTAGATGAACTAATTCAGGAAAACACAATACATCCAAGTCTTTCGAAAGCTTTAGGTTCATATCGGCTATATAAACATCAGGTTGAGGCAATTCAGATAGGTGTTCAAGATAAAGGATTCGTGGTAACTTCAGGTACAGGGTCGGGTAAATCTCTAACTTTTTTGGCTACTGTTTTTAATGATCTTTTTAAGAGAGGAACGGAAAAGAAAAAGGGAGTTAAAGCCATATTGGTTTATCCGATGAATGCCTTAATCAACTCTCAATACGAAGAGATTAAAAAATATGCTGATACCTATGGTGATGGTTTCCCTATCACATTCGCCCAATATACTGGACAAGAGTCTGGAAACATCAGAGAAGAAATAAAGAATGACCAACCAGATATTCTTTTAACCAATTATATGATGCTGGAGCTAATAATGACCAGACAGTCTGAAAAATGGTTAAGGGATTCAATGCTTAAAAATCTCAAATATATAATTTATGACGAGCTCCACACCTATAGAGGAAGGCAAGGAGCTGATGTAAGTTTATTAAATCGAAGAATTCAGGCTCTTTCGGAAAATGATCTAATTTTTATTGGTACTTCAGCAACTATGACTTCTCAAGGTTCTCCCGAAGAAAAAAAGAAAAAAGTAGCAGAGGTTGCAACACAGATATTTGGCAAAGAATTTCCGTCTGAATATGTTGTTAACGAATACCTTGAGCCTTGTACTGTCGCCAAACAGGTAAATCCTTTTCAATTAGCGAATGCTATACGAGTAGGTATTAATTCTAAAGGAACAGAAGAAGATTTTATTAGTAATGATCTGGCTAATTGGCTGGAGATGAATATTGCGTTAAAGTCTAATCACGATATATTAGAAAGAGGAAAGCCTTTAAGTATCGACCAGATTGCTGAGAAAATACATGATGAAACTTTTTTGTCGAAAGATGAAATACGAAGTACACTTTCTGATCTTTTAAAGTGGGCAGAAAGTATCAATGAAAACAACAGATTGAAAGGAACTCGTAAATCCTTTCTTCCTTTTCGTTTTCATCAGTTTATCTCCCAAACAGGATCGATATCAGTAACACTAGAACCAAGAAATACACGATATATAACTTCATCTGACGAGCCTTTCATTAAAATTGAAGGAAAAGAAAGAAAACTTTACCCGTTGCTTTTTTCTCGATATTCCGGTTATGAATTTCTTTGTGTTGAATTAGACACCTACGAAAGCCAACTTTTACCGGTTATCCCGAATAAAGAATTTGTAAATAAGAAGAAAGCAGAAGTCAATCAGAAAAACCCAGACATAGAGGATTTTAAGTTTGGATATATCATATTAGACGAAGGAGAAGATTTCTGGAATACAGATTTTCGTGATTTAGTGCCAGCCGAATGGTTGAACAAGCAAGGAAATGCATTGCTTCCCTATTATCAAATGTTAATGCCACATGAAATATATTTTAATAGTGACGGGCAGTTTTCTTTTGACCCAAAGTTCCCTATTAAAGGTTATTTCATTCCTTCGAAATTGAGAATTGACCCAACAGCACAAATTATTTATGAAGACAGTAAGACGAATGATTTTACCAAGCTTTCTAGATTAGGTTCAGAAGGTAGAAGTACTGCAACTTCTGTAATTTCTTATGCTGTGATTAACAGTTTAGCTGTACAGGGAGAAAAACTACAGGATCAAAAACTATTAAGTTTTACTGATAATAGACAAGACGCATCTTTACAGTCAGGACACTTTAATGATTTTTATACCACCGTTCGCTTGAGGTCAGCCCTCTATAAAGCTTTAAAAGAAAGTGAGAAGCCACTTGAAATACACGAAATAGCAGAATCTTTATATCAAAGCCTGAAATTAAAAGAAAAAGACTACGCGTTATATCCATCGCGAGATGAAGATTTTCCTGATGAAAGAAATATTGAAGCTCTTAAGGATTATCTGAAGTATAGAATATTTCAAGATTTGAAAAGGGGCTGGCGATATACATTGCCTAACCTAGAGCAGGTAGCACTTTTAGATATAGATTATAAAAACCTGAACAAACTTTCTGAATTAGATGATCGCTTTGATAAACTTGAGCTTTTAAGAAATATATCAAAAGAAAATCGAAAGGAGTTTTTAAAAAATATTTTGGATTATTTCAGAACTAATTTTGCGCTTGACCATAAATTCTTTAAAGATATAGCCAATATTGAAGAATTAATGAGAGACAGATTGCATCCTGATTCTGTGTGGTCTCTTGATTATAATGAAAAGTTGGATAAGCCTACCGAGATGGTAATTACAATACCTTCACCGAGACCAAAAGGAAAGTATATCGTTTCGATGGGACTTCGTTCTAATTTGGGTAAATATATCAATCGTTTTTTTATTGAAAACAGCTCTGGTTCTGAGAAGTTGAATAGAGAAGAATATCAGATATTTATGCAAGAATTACTAAACATTCTTGTCAATACCAATTTTCTTACAGTTGATCAAGATAAAAGAAATCCAGATCTACAGTATTATAAATTGAGAGCAGATCAATTATTATGGATAAAAGGAGATGGAGAAACATTAAAATTGGATCATACACGTTTGAATTTTCAAGCAGAATTACCTGAATTAACTCCCAATCTCTATTTCCAAAATTTGTATAAGACAGATTTTAACAAATTCAAAAAAGAACTGATAGCAAAAGAGCACACAGGACAAATTAACACATCACAAAGAATTGAAAGAGAGGACCAATTTAGAAAAGGAGATATCTCTACTTTGTATTGTTCGCCGACAATGGAATTAGGTATTGACATCGCTAATTTAAATATTGTACACATGCGAAACGTGCCTCCAAATGCAGCGAATTATGCCCAAAGAAGTGGACGTGCAGGAAGAGGGGGACAAACAGCTTTAGTTTTTACTTACTGCTCTACGATGTCTCCTCATGATGTGAATTATTTTAAGAATTCCGCAGAGATGGTTGCAGGAGTTGTACAGCCACCTAGGATTGACTTAATAAATGAAGAACTTATTATCACTCATCTGAATGCCTTTTTATTGATGAAATTGGAGATTAGTGAATTAAAAACTTCGGTGGCGGATGTTTTAGATTTATCCGATGAAAAAAATGTCTTTATAAAAAATGATATATTAAAAAGAATAGAACATCTAGTTTCTATCTCAAAAGATGACTTATTAATCGAATTTGAAAAAATAGCTTATTCTTTATTACCTGAGCTTAATAAAACCAATTGGTTTACTCAATTATGGATACTAGACAAGATCGAGAAATTTCCAAACCATTTTGCTTCATCATTTAAACGTTGGATCAGGATGTTTCAAAATGCTTGTACGCTTAGAAATAAAGCTCAGGCAATTTTGGATAATCATACTTACAAAGCGGATAGTACGGAAAGAAAAGAGGCTGCTAAACAAGAACGATTTGCGAGAAAGCAAATAGCTTTGCTGAAAAATGAAGAACAACAGAGTTCTAGCAATTCTGAGTTTTATGCATTCCGGTATCTTGCAGCTGAAGGATTTTTACCGGGCTATAATTTTACACGTCTTCCAGTTCGGGCTGTATTGGGTAAAAGTTATCGCGATGATGTAGAAGTTCTTTCAAGACCTCGCGCTTTAGCTTTATCTGAATTTGGACCGGCCAATACGGTTTATCATTCAGGAAGTAAATTCAGGATCAACCGAATGATGGTTCCGGATCTCGAAAATGCTACAGAAAAAATTCTTGTATCTAACAAAACAGGATATGCCTATTTTAATGATGAAATCAAGATAGCGAACATTGATCCTATTAGTAAAAGTCAATTGAAAGGAGATACTATTGAGCTGTTTTCGAACGTCGTAGAATTTTCCGAATGCGAAGGTATTCCTTTACAAAAAATCTCCTGTATTGAAGAGGAAAGAAGCCGATCTGGTTATGAAGTTTCATCTTATTTTAATTTTCCTCATGGAATTGAAAACGCAGAATCAGTTGTTTTAAAAAAAGGAGGCGAAAAATTACTCCAATTATATTTTAGTAAAACTGCTAATCTGGTAAAAGTCAATAAAAAAGCAAGAAGATCACCAAATGATGGTTTCAAGATTGACCAAAGAAATGGTGTTTGGGTGCAGGAAAGAAGCCTGAAAGATAACGATGAGTTACAACAGAATAGTAGAGAAATAATGCTCTATACCAAGGATACAGCTGATGTATTGTATATTCAACCTTTGGGCAATATCGGCACATCACCTGAGCAGGTTATTTCACTAAGTTATGCTTTAAAAAGAGGCATAGAAAAATTATTTCTTGTAGAAGAAAGTGAAATGGCGGTAAGCGTTATGGGAGATAAAGAAAAACCTAATATTCTTATTCATGAAGCATCCGAAGGCTCTCTTGGTATTCTTTCACAATTGATTTCTGATCCTGTGAAAATGAAGGAATGGTTTAAAATGAGTTATGAGATTCTTCATTTTGACTCAGAAACCAGAGAAGAAACGGAACAGGGTAAAGAATTGCCTCACGCTACTTATCAAGACTTGCTAAGTTATTATAACCAGATTTATCACAAACAACTAAATCGATACATAATTAAAGAAGTTTTAGAATATTTGATGGACTGTAATATTGAAATTGTTCAAGGGAATGAAAATGATCGAGATGAACAATATCGTTATTTGTTAGATGCGTATGATAAAAACAGTGGTACAGAATTGAAGCTGATAAAACACCTGTATGAAAATGGATATGCACTTCCTGATCGGGCACAATTAAATCTAGATAGTTATTACATTAATGCAGATTTTGTTTATAAAAACAGTTCTGGCTTTACATTAATCTTCTGTGATGGTTCCGTACACGACTTGGAAGAAGTTAAAAAACGCGATCAAATGATTGATCAGATATTAAAAGAAGGAGCTTATGATGTAATACGTTGGCATTACAAGGAAACTTTGGAAGAATTAATGACAAGACGAAAAGACATTTTTAGAAAAATAAGATAA
- a CDS encoding nucleotidyl transferase AbiEii/AbiGii toxin family protein: MKKDSIYYKQVQLLVRVLPLLDSEKCFALKGGTAINLFFRELPRLSVDIDLLYLPSEGREEALINIRAALTRLSTLIKKTIPEIRIQNTHEQSDALRLILQLGDIRIKVELSPVIRGTVFPEERMEVCEVVEKEFGYAEIQVASLPDLYAGKICAALDRQHPRDLFDVKFLLENEGFTEDLRKTFLIFLISHQRPMSELLAPHRKDIRDIYVSEFADMAEVNIPIEELEQTREHLIDIIHQNITDKERKFLLSFKDRNPNWDLLGLENIDEVSNLPSVQWKLMNLKNMDIVKHTKALDKLKTVLYPIKEDKITDI; this comes from the coding sequence ATGAAGAAAGACAGTATTTACTATAAACAGGTACAACTTTTAGTACGAGTATTACCACTACTAGATAGTGAAAAGTGTTTCGCTCTAAAAGGAGGAACAGCCATCAATTTATTTTTTAGAGAATTACCACGGTTGTCGGTGGATATTGACTTGCTATATCTTCCTTCTGAAGGACGTGAAGAGGCCTTGATTAATATTCGTGCAGCATTAACGCGTTTGAGTACCTTAATAAAGAAAACAATTCCAGAGATACGTATTCAAAATACTCACGAACAAAGCGATGCACTACGTCTGATTCTTCAGTTAGGAGATATTCGTATAAAAGTGGAATTATCTCCTGTAATCAGAGGGACTGTATTTCCAGAAGAGCGCATGGAGGTATGTGAAGTAGTAGAAAAAGAATTTGGTTATGCTGAAATCCAAGTTGCTTCGTTACCTGATTTATATGCTGGAAAAATTTGTGCAGCTTTGGATAGACAGCATCCTAGAGATTTGTTTGATGTGAAGTTTCTTTTAGAGAATGAAGGTTTTACTGAGGATCTTCGTAAAACATTTTTAATATTTCTCATAAGTCACCAACGACCTATGTCAGAACTATTAGCCCCACACAGAAAGGATATAAGGGATATCTATGTTTCTGAATTTGCAGATATGGCAGAAGTAAATATACCAATTGAAGAATTAGAGCAAACAAGAGAGCATCTTATCGATATTATCCATCAAAATATAACAGATAAAGAAAGAAAATTTCTACTATCCTTTAAAGACAGAAATCCCAATTGGGATTTATTGGGATTAGAAAACATAGATGAAGTTTCTAATTTACCTTCAGTTCAATGGAAACTAATGAATCTAAAAAATATGGATATTGTAAAGCATACAAAAGCTCTGGATAAATTGAAGACAGTTTTATATCCTATTAAAGAAGATAAAATTACGGATATATAA